AGAACGCCCCGGCGGGTTGGCATGGCGACGACGCCCGCGAGGCGCAGGTGGTGAACGCGCTGTTCCCCATCCTGGAGCGCGACCGCACGGCCACCGAGGCGGTATTCGAGATCGTCAAGAACCAGCCGGGCTACCAATGACCGAGACCATCCGCCTGGGTGATGTGTCGATTTGGGTCACCCGCAAGGACGTCAAGAACGTCCACCTGACGGTGCATCCGCCGAATGGGCGGGTGACGCTCACGGCACCCGTTGCCACACGGCTCGAAGTGGCCCGGGCCTATGCGATCTCGAAGCTGGGTTGGATCAGGGCTCAGCAATCGACGCTCAAGGCGCAGGCCCGGGAGGTGCCTCGGCGTTTCGTCGGGCGCGAGAGCCACTACCTGTGGGGTCGCCGGTATCTGCTGAGCGTCAACTTTCAAGACGCAAAGCCCACCGTGACGCTGGACCACAAGCGCATTCGTTTGACCGTTCGCCCGGGCAATGAGGAGAGTCAGCGCGCCGCGGTGATACACGAGTGGCACAAGTCACTGATGCATCAGGCCGTGCCAC
This region of Acidovorax sp. GBBC 1281 genomic DNA includes:
- a CDS encoding M48 family metallopeptidase, producing MTETIRLGDVSIWVTRKDVKNVHLTVHPPNGRVTLTAPVATRLEVARAYAISKLGWIRAQQSTLKAQAREVPRRFVGRESHYLWGRRYLLSVNFQDAKPTVTLDHKRIRLTVRPGNEESQRAAVIHEWHKSLMHQAVPPLLRKWEERLGVKVERYFLQKMKTKWGGCNPAVGHIRLNTELVKKPKDLLEYVIVHEMVHLLEASHNDRFVTILSEHWPQWREARQELNELPLASEKWGR